One Mycobacterium kubicae genomic window carries:
- a CDS encoding PPE family protein: protein MYWGIPPEINAFRLTRMGAGPTAHVPQITAYTAAAATHFEQGMQQSVTAIATAPVFQGSGGMGMLDSATPMAAWQQTAGLHAETAAATIQTGLTAYSAAVSATIPHEVVVANRVREATLESTNFMGINTPAIAEANAEYGEYWSQNAGAMVGYLGAMAPVVSALTVPLPTLPDMSNPLGATAGLAGLVGDGVGAGVQALGSGISAGGGVVSAGSGISTGVATGISSGVFNGTGAGVQAAGSPTGGQTPAPQPATTGTTAGQGVPATTGTGQGVTSNAPQGKAPPLQAGQGGQPPLEESGQSLLGQLTQAPTEMMSSLSSPLESLGQLPSSASGQLSGLMGPLSALTGGMSGGLGGPPAGGAPGFSAASAPWSGLSGANGGFAGGASAVAAALTKPSAGGLGGPVGVPGGWWADVADGAETDEQPAAGLRSGAAAGRGAMAPGMYGPMAATGRSGRGSEYADVSEQDKTITLPASAHAAPVLTSEGVVHVGQGG from the coding sequence ATGTACTGGGGTATCCCACCAGAGATCAACGCATTTCGGTTGACCAGGATGGGCGCGGGTCCAACGGCGCACGTCCCACAGATCACCGCCTACACGGCTGCTGCGGCCACGCACTTCGAGCAAGGGATGCAGCAGTCGGTGACCGCGATCGCGACCGCGCCGGTTTTCCAGGGCTCTGGCGGAATGGGGATGCTCGATAGTGCCACGCCGATGGCGGCCTGGCAGCAGACCGCCGGGCTGCATGCAGAGACTGCGGCGGCCACCATCCAAACTGGGTTGACTGCGTACAGCGCGGCCGTGTCCGCGACCATTCCTCATGAAGTGGTGGTGGCCAACCGGGTCCGCGAGGCCACTTTGGAATCAACAAATTTCATGGGGATCAACACCCCAGCGATCGCCGAGGCGAATGCTGAATATGGGGAGTATTGGTCGCAGAACGCCGGGGCCATGGTCGGCTACTTGGGCGCTATGGCCCCTGTCGTGAGCGCGCTGACCGTTCCCTTGCCGACGTTGCCTGATATGAGCAATCCGCTGGGGGCGACGGCCGGCTTGGCAGGGTTGGTCGGCGACGGGGTTGGTGCTGGCGTGCAGGCCTTAGGGTCGGGCATTAGCGCCGGTGGGGGAGTGGTGTCGGCTGGCAGTGGGATCAGCACAGGCGTGGCCACTGGGATCTCGAGCGGCGTGTTCAACGGCACGGGAGCAGGCGTGCAGGCCGCAGGGTCGCCCACTGGTGGGCAAACCCCGGCACCGCAGCCAGCGACCACCGGCACGACCGCGGGGCAGGGCGTGCCCGCAACGACGGGCACCGGCCAGGGCGTCACGAGTAACGCGCCGCAGGGAAAAGCTCCACCGTTGCAGGCGGGTCAAGGCGGTCAGCCGCCCCTGGAAGAGTCTGGACAGTCGTTGCTCGGCCAACTCACCCAGGCGCCAACCGAAATGATGAGTTCGCTCAGTTCACCACTGGAGTCACTGGGGCAGCTCCCGTCGAGTGCCAGTGGCCAACTAAGCGGCCTGATGGGCCCGTTGTCGGCGCTGACCGGTGGAATGTCCGGTGGATTGGGTGGGCCCCCAGCCGGGGGAGCACCGGGATTCAGCGCAGCCAGTGCACCGTGGTCGGGACTAAGTGGCGCCAACGGCGGCTTCGCCGGGGGCGCGTCAGCGGTTGCCGCGGCGTTGACGAAACCGTCTGCTGGCGGGCTAGGTGGGCCTGTGGGCGTGCCGGGCGGCTGGTGGGCCGACGTGGCTGATGGCGCTGAAACAGACGAGCAACCGGCTGCGGGACTGCGAAGCGGCGCGGCAGCGGGCAGAGGAGCCATGGCGCCCGGAATGTATGGACCCATGGCGGCAACGGGGCGCTCCGGACGCGGCAGTGAATATGCCGATGTCAGCGAGCAGGATAAGACGATCACGCTACCGGCCTCCGCGCATGCGGCGCCGGTGCTCACGTCTGAGGGCGTGGTCCACGTCGGGCAGGGAGGATAA
- a CDS encoding PE domain-containing protein: MFIEAPALAAQAASEGAGGATTAATLAAGAPAMGAVLPMGGEEVSAMFAQAIAAHGAQFLAAGALGVAQREAFAATVATSAATYTAMDAVGKALLSL, encoded by the coding sequence ATGTTCATTGAGGCGCCGGCGCTGGCGGCGCAGGCAGCATCAGAGGGCGCAGGCGGGGCGACCACGGCGGCCACTCTTGCCGCTGGGGCACCAGCGATGGGCGCTGTGCTGCCGATGGGCGGCGAGGAAGTGTCGGCAATGTTCGCTCAAGCTATCGCCGCGCACGGCGCGCAGTTCTTGGCGGCAGGTGCTCTAGGTGTGGCTCAGCGGGAGGCGTTCGCAGCCACCGTGGCTACGTCGGCGGCCACCTACACCGCTATGGATGCGGTCGGCAAGGCGCTGCTGTCGCTGTAG
- a CDS encoding helix-turn-helix domain-containing protein, translated as MSEDDPAWLLVHAVEQARLEQGLSKHDLARLARVARPTISRLINHGMVPSRAATLDRIGSALGWEAGTCAALLAGQPLPGPRAPVTRSAQLVAARLTEIAEEARSAAGAAEQSILRLKTIEERARAAAQFVLGGSVAD; from the coding sequence TTGAGCGAGGATGACCCCGCGTGGCTGCTCGTCCACGCGGTGGAACAAGCCCGCTTAGAACAGGGGTTGTCCAAACATGATCTGGCACGCCTGGCGCGCGTGGCGCGGCCTACGATCTCGCGGCTGATCAACCATGGCATGGTCCCGTCTCGTGCGGCCACGCTGGATAGGATCGGCTCGGCGCTGGGCTGGGAGGCCGGGACGTGTGCGGCCTTGTTGGCCGGCCAACCCCTACCGGGTCCACGCGCGCCGGTGACTCGCTCGGCCCAGCTCGTCGCAGCGCGGCTCACCGAGATTGCCGAGGAGGCGCGGTCGGCCGCCGGTGCTGCCGAGCAGTCGATTCTGCGGCTGAAAACCATCGAGGAGCGTGCGCGTGCGGCTGCGCAGTTCGTGCTGGGCGGTTCAGTAGCTGATTAA
- the eccCb gene encoding type VII secretion protein EccCb, translating into MRRLRGQPWDVDYGSAQSELSRLMFPVGIEDRPRDHRQLVYAPNLAEGNCAVIGMGQSGKTVAIATMISGAALLYHPRRLQFYVIALSGPDLNLVAGLPHVGGFAREVDPEQVKRIIAEMLALIDQREQAFTKLGLTLTKLRERKFGGVPGEVPQDSFGDVFLVIDGWPTFVKNWELLVSDVERILAKGPDVGVHAIVSTSGWVANKFPSGMTKNFTSNVELKLGDNDDMTVNNVKVARDVPFGEQKMFLDEEDDTGGEVEQVNVVKIRGRGTTMEGYHFQAGLPEITVQGRRADVAAAVEPIQRLAGPDSAAARVRMLPKIVGIDEVFAQWEQREHGPGGVDWSGVVPFGISEIGLEPAVANFAATPHLLLTGRPECGLSSGLATVAQAVMRVYGPEQAQIYVVDPHNELLRVVEGEHLGAYVFREDQVRALGDSLGAILTERMPMTDLSQAELAAGTRRWSGPEIFVFIDREETLASWDTGGFVAGTGYPLGPLARFIARGKEVGLHLVVSRRIAQWGRTLTNPIIGELLKAKAPVVVMDGDPDEGPIVGKTKAVPADPGRGLYVTDRMVAPVQIAFPASAH; encoded by the coding sequence GTGCGGCGGTTGCGGGGCCAACCGTGGGATGTCGACTATGGCTCGGCCCAAAGCGAGCTCTCGAGGCTGATGTTTCCGGTCGGGATCGAAGACAGGCCGCGCGACCACCGCCAGCTTGTCTATGCGCCCAATCTGGCCGAAGGTAACTGCGCGGTCATTGGTATGGGGCAATCGGGTAAGACGGTGGCCATCGCGACGATGATCTCGGGTGCCGCTTTGTTGTATCATCCTCGGCGGCTTCAGTTCTACGTCATCGCACTCAGCGGGCCGGACCTCAACCTGGTAGCTGGTTTGCCGCACGTCGGTGGTTTCGCACGCGAGGTGGACCCCGAGCAGGTCAAACGAATCATCGCCGAGATGCTGGCGCTGATCGATCAGCGCGAGCAGGCGTTCACCAAGCTAGGTCTGACGCTAACCAAGCTGCGTGAACGCAAATTTGGCGGCGTGCCAGGTGAGGTGCCTCAAGACTCGTTCGGCGATGTGTTTTTGGTGATCGATGGCTGGCCAACGTTTGTGAAGAACTGGGAGCTGTTGGTTTCTGACGTGGAACGAATCTTGGCTAAAGGACCCGATGTTGGGGTGCACGCCATTGTGTCGACCAGTGGCTGGGTGGCCAACAAATTCCCGTCAGGAATGACCAAGAATTTCACCAGCAACGTGGAGCTCAAGCTCGGTGACAACGATGACATGACGGTCAACAATGTGAAGGTCGCGCGCGACGTTCCCTTCGGGGAGCAGAAGATGTTCCTCGACGAAGAGGACGACACTGGCGGTGAGGTCGAGCAGGTCAACGTGGTCAAGATCAGGGGCCGCGGCACGACGATGGAGGGGTACCATTTTCAGGCCGGGTTACCGGAGATAACCGTGCAAGGGCGGCGCGCCGACGTGGCAGCAGCCGTTGAGCCAATTCAGCGGCTCGCTGGACCTGACAGTGCGGCCGCGCGGGTACGGATGCTGCCCAAAATCGTCGGTATCGACGAGGTCTTCGCGCAATGGGAGCAGCGTGAGCATGGGCCGGGTGGGGTCGACTGGAGTGGTGTCGTGCCGTTCGGGATTTCAGAAATCGGTTTGGAGCCGGCGGTCGCGAACTTCGCTGCGACCCCGCATCTGCTGCTTACCGGTCGGCCTGAATGTGGATTGTCGAGCGGGTTGGCCACGGTGGCCCAAGCTGTGATGCGGGTGTACGGGCCCGAGCAGGCCCAGATCTATGTGGTGGACCCTCATAATGAGTTGCTGCGCGTGGTCGAAGGTGAACATTTGGGCGCCTACGTTTTCCGGGAGGACCAGGTGCGTGCCTTGGGTGACAGCCTGGGGGCGATCCTGACTGAACGTATGCCGATGACAGACCTAAGCCAGGCGGAGTTGGCTGCGGGGACGCGGCGTTGGAGCGGGCCAGAGATCTTTGTCTTCATCGATCGTGAAGAGACCCTTGCTAGTTGGGACACTGGTGGGTTCGTGGCAGGAACCGGATACCCGTTGGGCCCGCTGGCGCGGTTTATTGCGCGGGGTAAAGAGGTCGGCCTGCACCTGGTCGTGTCGCGGCGGATCGCTCAGTGGGGCCGCACGCTGACCAATCCGATAATCGGGGAGTTGCTCAAGGCCAAAGCACCTGTCGTGGTAATGGACGGCGACCCTGATGAAGGGCCGATCGTCGGCAAAACGAAAGCCGTGCCAGCTGACCCCGGTCGTGGCCTGTACGTCACTGACCGGATGGTGGCGCCGGTGCAGATCGCGTTCCCGGCGAGCGCCCATTGA
- a CDS encoding FtsK/SpoIIIE domain-containing protein, producing the protein MTTEFTLHVKRDGAYDEEGFFALPDTLDTASAVAFARKMARYHADSRVTQSSTAAASKVVDLYEILGHADPGDIDVEEAWAATRLGPPLQDDEGELQWGREWMRFPIGIDPRNGQPVALDLKETHEFEGMGHHVVVVGTTGSGKSVFLTALITSACLTHSPDSLKVAVFDFKGSALAHLVAGFPHCVAAMSNLRNDRLWIVRMEDVLYGEMERRKSWLDRAGVSDIAEYEYLRIHKKEKLRPMPHLLLIVDEFTQMFAEHDGAKAVMDEVGRQGRSQGLRLVMGSQRLGHQMQGGIMSNIPVRVALRTVGDTDSHEVLGSDEANHLPKKPAGAGLLKVGANKNLTRFQTAFVLKSYVPPQRAAAAAARQEAGYLEPQEFQAVGMPALQMARDGEGEQTKIPEPRAIIGADGRTVKQVQATVDCLNRLNLPPLQAMWLPPLQPVPC; encoded by the coding sequence ATGACAACTGAGTTCACATTGCATGTCAAGCGCGACGGGGCATATGACGAGGAGGGGTTTTTCGCGCTCCCCGATACGCTGGACACGGCGTCCGCGGTCGCGTTTGCGCGCAAAATGGCTAGATACCATGCAGATTCGCGGGTAACGCAAAGTTCGACTGCCGCCGCATCGAAGGTCGTGGATCTGTATGAGATTCTCGGCCACGCTGATCCGGGCGATATCGATGTGGAGGAGGCCTGGGCGGCGACGCGGCTGGGTCCGCCGCTGCAAGACGACGAGGGCGAATTGCAGTGGGGTCGGGAGTGGATGCGGTTCCCGATCGGTATTGATCCACGCAATGGACAGCCCGTGGCCCTCGACTTGAAGGAGACTCACGAGTTCGAGGGGATGGGCCATCACGTCGTCGTCGTCGGCACGACTGGGAGTGGTAAATCGGTGTTTTTGACGGCGTTGATTACGTCGGCGTGTTTGACGCATTCGCCAGACTCGTTGAAGGTCGCGGTGTTTGACTTTAAGGGTAGTGCGTTGGCGCATTTGGTGGCGGGATTCCCGCACTGCGTCGCGGCGATGAGCAACTTGCGTAACGATCGCCTGTGGATTGTGAGGATGGAAGATGTCCTCTACGGCGAGATGGAGCGCCGCAAGTCTTGGCTTGACCGGGCTGGGGTCAGTGACATCGCTGAATATGAGTATTTGCGCATTCACAAGAAGGAGAAGTTGCGGCCGATGCCGCACCTGCTGCTGATTGTCGATGAGTTCACGCAGATGTTCGCTGAACATGACGGAGCCAAAGCGGTCATGGACGAGGTCGGCCGCCAGGGCCGCTCGCAGGGGCTTCGCCTCGTGATGGGGTCGCAGCGGCTGGGCCACCAGATGCAGGGCGGCATCATGAGTAACATCCCGGTGCGGGTGGCGCTGCGAACTGTCGGCGACACCGATTCCCACGAGGTGTTGGGTAGCGATGAGGCCAATCATCTGCCCAAAAAACCTGCTGGGGCTGGGCTTTTGAAGGTAGGTGCCAACAAGAACCTGACGAGGTTTCAGACGGCGTTCGTGCTCAAGAGCTATGTACCGCCCCAACGGGCAGCAGCTGCTGCGGCCAGGCAGGAAGCCGGTTACCTTGAGCCACAAGAGTTCCAGGCGGTCGGTATGCCTGCTCTGCAGATGGCCCGCGACGGCGAGGGCGAGCAGACCAAAATCCCGGAACCACGCGCCATCATTGGCGCCGATGGCCGCACCGTCAAACAGGTGCAGGCAACGGTGGATTGCTTGAATCGGCTGAATCTTCCTCCACTGCAAGCGATGTGGCTGCCGCCGCTGCAGCCGGTCCCCTGCTGA
- the eccB gene encoding type VII secretion protein EccB produces the protein MPLKLASKTQVSGHFFVRRRLSFALLRRSVSMEINPVRWHRTLLMLSAVLGVVLVVGAFVYGWFRPAGVIDDSSKIVADRSSGALFVVVDKRLYPALNLVSAQLIAGSPDRPTFVASGEIAKWPKGPTVGIQGAPVETPAVVSPQVSRWAVCDTAPTTVGGSPLVTGINGQLLLGEAAGELAGSEALLLSYGPQVHLVTNGVRMPIDLSQSAVAGPLGIAPGAQATGMSRALFDALPAGGPLAVPAVPGAGGPGQVDLGAGVVVGAVVASRDVAAQSDRFYVVLADGVQEVSPVVASMLRQHDSFGLATPPQISPDHLAHIPLRHVLDVDYYPRSPVRLVDAGSRPVSCVAWQWSVSERQARLAVISGRGLPIRADQRAKMVPLVGAGNGGVQANQVLVGDGASTFVSTTGQALDSPARETMWLTSSTGSRYGVPFDDNSVQALGLVLSQVRPAPWSMLQVWPAGPELSRAAALTVHSPSDAVAVLPTKTNVRAGG, from the coding sequence GTGCCGTTGAAGTTGGCGTCTAAGACGCAGGTTTCGGGTCATTTCTTTGTTCGGCGACGCTTGTCGTTTGCGTTGCTGCGCCGTTCGGTGAGCATGGAGATCAATCCGGTTCGCTGGCACCGCACGCTGTTGATGTTGTCGGCGGTGTTGGGTGTGGTGCTCGTGGTGGGGGCGTTCGTGTACGGGTGGTTTCGCCCGGCGGGGGTGATCGACGACTCGTCGAAGATCGTTGCTGATCGTTCGTCGGGGGCGTTGTTTGTGGTGGTCGACAAGCGACTGTATCCGGCGTTGAATCTGGTGTCGGCGCAGCTGATTGCTGGGTCGCCGGATCGGCCGACGTTTGTGGCATCGGGGGAGATTGCGAAGTGGCCCAAAGGGCCGACGGTGGGGATCCAGGGCGCTCCGGTGGAGACACCGGCGGTGGTGTCTCCGCAGGTTTCGCGCTGGGCTGTGTGCGACACGGCGCCGACGACGGTTGGTGGTTCGCCGTTGGTGACGGGCATCAATGGGCAGTTGTTGCTCGGGGAGGCGGCGGGAGAGCTCGCCGGCAGCGAGGCCTTGTTGTTGTCTTATGGGCCGCAGGTACACCTGGTGACTAATGGTGTTCGGATGCCGATTGATCTGTCTCAGTCCGCGGTCGCCGGGCCCCTGGGGATTGCGCCCGGGGCGCAGGCGACGGGGATGTCGCGGGCCCTTTTTGACGCGTTGCCGGCGGGGGGACCGCTGGCTGTTCCCGCGGTGCCTGGCGCCGGTGGGCCCGGTCAGGTGGATTTGGGGGCGGGGGTTGTTGTCGGTGCGGTGGTGGCGAGCCGGGATGTGGCTGCACAGTCGGACCGCTTTTATGTGGTGCTGGCAGATGGGGTTCAAGAGGTCTCGCCTGTGGTGGCTTCGATGCTGCGCCAGCATGATTCGTTTGGTTTAGCCACGCCGCCGCAGATATCGCCGGATCATTTGGCGCATATTCCGCTGCGTCATGTTCTTGATGTGGATTATTATCCGCGGTCGCCTGTGCGCCTGGTTGATGCGGGCAGTCGGCCGGTTTCGTGTGTGGCGTGGCAGTGGAGTGTGAGCGAGCGTCAGGCGCGGCTCGCGGTGATTTCGGGTCGGGGGTTGCCCATCCGCGCGGATCAGCGGGCGAAGATGGTGCCGTTGGTGGGTGCCGGCAATGGCGGGGTGCAAGCGAATCAGGTCTTGGTCGGTGATGGTGCATCGACGTTTGTTAGCACTACTGGTCAGGCATTGGATTCGCCTGCGCGCGAGACGATGTGGCTGACTAGCTCCACCGGGTCGCGCTATGGTGTGCCGTTTGACGACAATAGCGTGCAGGCGTTGGGGCTGGTGTTATCTCAGGTTCGTCCGGCGCCGTGGTCGATGCTGCAGGTGTGGCCTGCGGGACCGGAGTTGTCGCGGGCGGCCGCGTTGACGGTGCATAGCCCGTCGGACGCGGTGGCTGTGTTGCCGACGAAGACCAACGTACGGGCCGGCGGATAG
- a CDS encoding ribbon-helix-helix protein, CopG family: MAKAKVSVMIEEAVLAAADADAQAAGLNRSEMIERALHNEHLRISLENYTTHTVPTLDIDAYAEKVYQANRAAGL, translated from the coding sequence ATGGCGAAAGCCAAAGTGTCCGTAATGATTGAAGAGGCCGTGCTGGCGGCGGCCGATGCGGACGCCCAGGCGGCCGGGCTGAATCGTTCAGAGATGATCGAACGAGCCCTGCACAACGAGCATCTCCGAATCTCGCTCGAGAACTACACAACACACACTGTGCCAACGCTCGACATCGACGCCTACGCGGAGAAGGTCTATCAGGCGAACCGGGCCGCTGGCCTGTGA
- a CDS encoding YbaB/EbfC family nucleoid-associated protein codes for MTVYEYDGYQADKNLTASVIARMERVSTMLSKLLEEMDGIDLEAIGGDGDVVLSVNSQGQLTSLSLAQGCTTRYSHGALAELINTTIDEAVNAAAEETASVGGGQDQEALDAAVQAFINPESEIWTAT; via the coding sequence GTGACGGTGTACGAGTATGACGGCTACCAGGCGGATAAGAATTTAACCGCCAGTGTCATAGCGCGCATGGAACGGGTGTCGACGATGCTTTCCAAGCTGCTCGAGGAGATGGATGGCATCGACCTGGAAGCCATCGGCGGCGATGGCGACGTCGTGTTGTCGGTGAACTCCCAAGGACAACTCACCTCGCTGTCGCTGGCGCAGGGCTGCACCACCCGCTACTCACACGGGGCTTTGGCCGAGCTGATCAACACCACGATCGACGAGGCAGTCAACGCCGCGGCCGAGGAAACAGCGAGCGTGGGAGGCGGCCAAGACCAGGAAGCGCTCGACGCTGCTGTGCAAGCGTTCATCAATCCCGAAAGTGAGATCTGGACTGCCACCTGA
- a CDS encoding PPE domain-containing protein, with protein MLQVDVAGLQSAVAGLVAAANSLARLGAQSPVHPPLATDETSTSVAARLSEHAAVMASRAADGSTVLAAGAKAITQSAVAYGQMDQANQAVVSLQGNPAPSTPGFTPAVTVNLVAPDVPIAPPGPRPAETTAAIMEAGQPAAGDAFVADCAALSEGFSAAARSARRGAATVSEHLKGEAGPRISAALNRYADWAQEMARHADTVGKLAGSHKNRFTQAKQATPTTTEFANRHRELHNAIALNSSYPSPGSAAAVSKAHTNLTQLTNHTQVVAAGYHTGETIPEAPPGPPPAPAIVEPGAGQGDTPPSPTQQGADPKPTRDHPGTTHAGDVDPDTDPAGLDESLNAGDGDPAANPLAPAGTGAMPGMASSLPPMLTGLLGAGVGMATQIPQKLGQELQGLAQQATQSVAGLAQGMAGKNGLDDAAKIEPADSLGSGAGGGGGDDGATAPAASGGADLKPAASAISGMSSPTSPPLAGASATPSPTAAAAESGMGGSPMFMPPMGGMGAGAGAAKRKVKDPDKSIEMPSRPNSEPIKGERGDPIRHTATVDAAAYPKDGPKRTVTVRSRSRRVDRDPGSGDDQ; from the coding sequence GTGCTGCAGGTCGATGTTGCCGGACTGCAGAGTGCGGTCGCGGGGCTGGTCGCCGCCGCTAACAGCCTTGCCAGGCTCGGCGCGCAGTCGCCGGTGCACCCTCCGCTGGCCACCGATGAGACATCAACGAGCGTGGCTGCCCGCCTCAGTGAGCACGCGGCGGTGATGGCATCGCGAGCTGCTGACGGGTCGACGGTCCTTGCGGCCGGCGCCAAGGCGATAACCCAGTCAGCAGTCGCGTATGGGCAGATGGACCAGGCCAATCAAGCGGTGGTGAGCTTGCAAGGTAACCCTGCACCCTCCACGCCGGGCTTCACCCCGGCGGTGACGGTGAATCTTGTTGCGCCTGATGTGCCGATCGCCCCGCCGGGACCCCGCCCAGCCGAAACGACGGCGGCGATCATGGAAGCCGGTCAGCCCGCTGCCGGGGATGCGTTTGTGGCCGACTGTGCGGCACTGTCAGAAGGATTTAGCGCTGCCGCGCGATCGGCCCGCCGCGGGGCGGCCACGGTCAGTGAACATCTCAAAGGGGAAGCAGGACCGCGTATTTCGGCGGCGTTGAATCGTTACGCGGACTGGGCGCAGGAGATGGCCCGCCATGCCGACACCGTTGGAAAGCTCGCCGGCAGCCACAAGAACAGATTTACACAAGCCAAGCAGGCGACTCCGACGACCACGGAGTTCGCTAACCGTCACCGCGAGCTCCACAACGCGATCGCACTCAACAGCTCTTATCCCAGTCCGGGATCGGCGGCCGCGGTGTCTAAGGCACACACGAATTTGACCCAGTTAACGAACCACACCCAGGTTGTGGCCGCTGGCTACCACACCGGCGAGACGATACCGGAGGCTCCGCCGGGGCCACCGCCAGCCCCAGCAATCGTGGAACCTGGTGCCGGACAAGGGGACACCCCGCCGTCTCCAACTCAGCAGGGAGCGGATCCAAAACCGACACGCGATCACCCGGGCACCACCCACGCCGGCGACGTCGACCCCGACACCGACCCCGCCGGCCTCGACGAGAGTCTCAATGCAGGCGATGGTGATCCCGCCGCTAACCCGCTAGCGCCTGCGGGAACGGGTGCGATGCCGGGAATGGCCTCATCTTTGCCGCCGATGTTGACCGGCCTGCTGGGCGCCGGGGTCGGGATGGCCACCCAGATACCGCAGAAATTAGGCCAAGAGCTGCAGGGATTGGCCCAGCAAGCCACCCAGAGCGTTGCAGGTTTGGCACAAGGAATGGCAGGCAAGAACGGGCTGGACGACGCGGCCAAAATTGAGCCAGCAGACTCCCTGGGCAGCGGTGCCGGCGGAGGCGGTGGTGACGACGGCGCTACCGCCCCGGCGGCCAGCGGCGGCGCAGATCTCAAGCCGGCGGCTTCAGCGATCTCCGGAATGAGTTCCCCCACCTCGCCCCCGTTGGCGGGGGCCAGCGCCACCCCGAGTCCCACCGCTGCCGCCGCTGAGAGCGGTATGGGCGGCTCCCCAATGTTCATGCCCCCGATGGGGGGCATGGGCGCTGGCGCCGGGGCGGCCAAGCGCAAGGTAAAGGACCCGGACAAGTCGATCGAGATGCCATCGCGCCCTAATTCCGAGCCGATCAAAGGCGAACGGGGAGACCCAATTCGGCACACGGCCACCGTTGACGCCGCTGCCTACCCCAAAGACGGGCCGAAGCGCACGGTGACCGTTCGGTCACGCAGCCGACGCGTCGACCGCGACCCGGGCAGCGGTGATGACCAGTGA
- a CDS encoding DUF2694 family protein, whose protein sequence is MSEAPSTDYDTVVFEVASRDESIVVAVGRSGNSLGVELQAAAMQLSDAELANRIIKLNTLAHLRSQLALRQEWEAQHVTVSSALPTKDQVASYEALIDF, encoded by the coding sequence ATGTCTGAAGCGCCGTCGACCGACTACGACACCGTGGTGTTCGAGGTCGCAAGCCGCGATGAGTCGATCGTGGTGGCGGTGGGCCGCAGCGGCAACTCGTTAGGCGTGGAGCTTCAGGCGGCGGCGATGCAGCTCAGCGACGCCGAACTGGCTAACCGCATCATCAAATTGAACACGCTGGCTCATTTACGCTCGCAGTTGGCGCTGCGTCAGGAGTGGGAGGCTCAACACGTGACCGTGTCCAGTGCGTTGCCCACCAAGGATCAGGTTGCCAGCTATGAGGCCCTGATCGATTTCTGA
- a CDS encoding type VII secretion target, protein MTVNEQALQVNTDDLIRWAIAHERAAEACGQARADHARTVAAAESWGPLFYEARRAAVAAVNDRETALRDQQERHGAMAQQLRAAAARMAEMNADNRANLTISTD, encoded by the coding sequence ATGACCGTGAATGAGCAGGCCTTGCAGGTCAACACCGATGACCTGATCCGATGGGCGATCGCCCACGAACGCGCCGCCGAGGCGTGCGGGCAGGCCCGTGCTGACCATGCCCGCACCGTGGCTGCGGCCGAATCGTGGGGACCGCTGTTTTACGAGGCGCGTCGTGCTGCAGTGGCCGCGGTCAACGACCGCGAGACCGCATTGCGCGACCAACAAGAGCGGCACGGGGCCATGGCGCAGCAGCTTCGCGCCGCCGCGGCGCGCATGGCGGAGATGAACGCTGACAACCGTGCCAATTTGACGATTTCCACGGATTAG